The following are from one region of the Novipirellula artificiosorum genome:
- a CDS encoding sigma-54-dependent transcriptional regulator yields the protein MTSQEDKLVLVVDDEPSICWAFQKMLQQQGHRVITASSAEEGLRLAEEQKPDMVVLDVRLPKEDGITALPKFRKATDNAPVVVITAFGDLETAVAAVRGGASDYLTKPFRLEDAIHVCRQAMEKSAHRNAPVAVQAMSTNHDSIVGASPAMQWVFRQIALVADSDLSVLITGETGTGKELVAAAIHRHSRRAEQPYIPIAPITLNPDVIESELFGHVKGAFTGADEDRAGLFEQAQSGTVLLDEIGDLPLALQAKLLRVLEQGQYFRVGDVRPRQANVRILAATHCNLNDAVRAGEFREDLFHRMTGVQIHLPPLRERRDDIELLCQHFLQSMQYPDAESAIDATLRDDLKQRAWHGNVRELKSATEHAAVVARGRALRLSDFPPPKPSRNNSVSTLDGSLEKEIRVWALAAIEKQSSKSLPLHAQFLSTTEPALLKVAIEHTGGNRAKAAELLGIHRGTLRDRLRAYKIDEGTLP from the coding sequence ATGACAAGCCAAGAAGATAAACTGGTTCTCGTCGTCGATGATGAACCTTCGATTTGCTGGGCCTTCCAAAAGATGCTGCAGCAACAAGGTCATCGCGTGATCACGGCATCGTCGGCGGAAGAAGGCTTAAGGTTGGCCGAGGAACAGAAGCCAGACATGGTCGTTTTGGACGTGCGATTGCCAAAAGAAGATGGCATCACTGCGTTACCCAAGTTTCGCAAGGCAACCGATAATGCTCCCGTTGTCGTGATCACGGCATTCGGCGATTTGGAAACTGCCGTCGCTGCGGTCCGTGGCGGCGCCAGCGACTATTTGACCAAGCCCTTTCGCTTGGAGGACGCCATCCACGTTTGCCGACAAGCGATGGAAAAGTCCGCTCACCGCAACGCGCCGGTTGCGGTCCAAGCGATGAGCACAAATCACGATTCGATCGTCGGAGCCTCGCCGGCGATGCAATGGGTGTTTCGACAAATCGCGTTGGTCGCCGACAGCGATCTCTCGGTGCTGATTACCGGAGAAACCGGAACGGGCAAGGAATTGGTTGCAGCGGCGATCCATCGCCATAGCCGCCGAGCCGAGCAGCCCTACATTCCGATCGCGCCGATCACCCTCAATCCTGACGTGATCGAAAGCGAGTTGTTCGGACACGTCAAAGGAGCCTTTACGGGTGCGGATGAAGACCGTGCAGGACTGTTTGAACAGGCACAATCGGGGACGGTGCTGCTTGATGAGATTGGTGACTTGCCGTTGGCCCTGCAAGCAAAACTGCTGCGAGTCCTTGAACAGGGGCAATACTTTCGGGTCGGCGACGTGCGACCAAGACAAGCCAACGTGCGAATTCTGGCCGCAACGCACTGCAATCTGAACGACGCCGTTCGCGCCGGTGAGTTCCGTGAAGATTTGTTTCATCGAATGACCGGTGTCCAAATACACTTGCCGCCGCTTCGCGAGCGCCGCGACGACATCGAACTGCTGTGCCAGCACTTTCTTCAATCGATGCAGTACCCAGACGCGGAAAGCGCGATCGATGCGACGTTACGGGATGACTTGAAACAGCGCGCCTGGCATGGCAACGTTCGCGAACTAAAAAGCGCCACCGAACACGCCGCCGTTGTTGCGCGAGGACGAGCACTGAGGCTGAGCGACTTTCCGCCACCTAAACCGAGTCGGAATAATAGCGTTAGCACTCTCGACGGGTCCTTGGAAAAAGAAATCCGCGTTTGGGCACTCGCCGCAATCGAGAAGCAATCATCCAAATCGCTCCCACTGCACGCTCAATTTCTCTCCACCACCGAACCGGCGTTGTTGAAAGTCGCGATCGAACATACCGGCGGTAACCGAGCCAAAGCGGCTGAACTGCTGGGAATTCATCGCGGAACGTTGCGTGACCGGCTGCGTGCCTACAAGATCGACGAAGGAACCCTTCCCTGA
- a CDS encoding UDP-glucuronic acid decarboxylase family protein, which produces MIQRILVTGGAGFLGSHLCERLVEQGHDVICLDNFFTSQKSNVVHLLSRPNFELIRHDVTLPIHLEVDQIYNLACPAAPGHYQYNPIKTIKTSVMGSINVLGMAKRCGAKVLQASTSEVYGDPEVHPQTEDYRGSVNPIGIRACYDEGKRVAETIFMDYHRANKVDIRIVRIFNTYGPRMHPYDGRVVSNFIRQSLAGDDLTIFGDGSQTRSFCYRDDLIDAIIGMMNNEEGFIGPVNIGNPDEFTIRELAEKVIDLCGKNNQLVTRPLPSDDPTRRRPDISLAKEKLGWQPKVPLADGLKHTIDWFKSIDLSDYRPPTPNYN; this is translated from the coding sequence ATGATCCAACGTATTCTTGTCACCGGCGGTGCCGGTTTTCTCGGTTCGCACCTTTGCGAACGGCTTGTCGAACAGGGGCACGATGTGATTTGTCTCGACAACTTTTTTACGAGCCAAAAATCAAACGTCGTTCACCTGTTGTCGCGGCCAAACTTTGAGTTGATTCGACACGACGTCACCTTGCCGATCCACTTGGAAGTGGACCAAATCTACAATTTGGCTTGCCCGGCTGCCCCCGGGCACTATCAATACAACCCGATCAAGACGATCAAGACCAGTGTGATGGGATCGATCAACGTGCTGGGGATGGCAAAGCGTTGTGGCGCCAAGGTGCTGCAGGCCAGCACGAGCGAAGTCTACGGAGACCCCGAGGTTCATCCACAAACCGAGGATTATCGCGGCAGTGTCAACCCGATTGGAATTCGTGCTTGCTATGACGAGGGCAAACGAGTCGCCGAAACGATTTTCATGGATTACCACCGCGCCAACAAAGTTGACATCCGGATTGTCCGGATTTTCAATACCTATGGGCCTCGGATGCATCCTTATGATGGCCGTGTGGTGTCGAACTTCATTCGCCAAAGCTTGGCGGGAGACGATTTGACGATTTTCGGCGACGGGTCCCAAACGCGATCGTTCTGTTACCGTGACGATCTGATCGACGCGATCATCGGCATGATGAACAACGAAGAGGGGTTCATTGGGCCGGTCAACATTGGCAATCCTGATGAGTTCACCATCCGCGAACTTGCCGAAAAGGTGATCGACCTCTGCGGAAAGAACAACCAATTGGTCACTCGCCCGCTGCCGTCGGATGACCCAACCCGCCGTCGGCCGGACATTTCGCTCGCAAAAGAAAAGCTGGGGTGGCAGCCCAAAGTTCCATTGGCCGATGGCTTGAAGCATACCATCGATTGGTTCAAATCGATTGATTTGTCGGATTACCGTCCCCCGACGCCCAACTACAACTAA
- a CDS encoding HD-GYP domain-containing protein, with protein sequence MMLLDDLTIDVASLGDGDEENTNLKSDVEHLSEALSIKFEELALIREFAERLELGEDIATTCRMLLQELAPCVQAATLAIELFADDEGAWGDEIYVSAEPIEDERIRWVAAAAYRQRERLTGESHENEITISNHLCLDGEVYNAIVVPIHRHHQRLGRMIAIRWVASGEFGTTEADLMRSTSMMLGVHLINQRQYAAMQQMFEGMIGSLVSALDAKDAYTCGHSSRVSELAVLLAKRLGYSDEDQQRIRMAGILHDIGKIGVEDSVLRKPGQLTEDEFAKIKRHPVLGYDILKGIRPFRRILPAVRHHHESWDGSGYPDGLKGEEIPRDAQVLAVADAFDAMTSSRPYRDGMPVQRVLDVFLKGRGTQWAKDVVDELLACPEVLCSV encoded by the coding sequence ATGATGCTATTGGATGATTTGACGATCGATGTTGCGTCCCTCGGTGATGGGGACGAAGAAAATACGAATCTCAAGAGCGATGTCGAGCATCTTTCCGAAGCACTGAGCATTAAGTTCGAAGAGTTGGCACTGATCCGTGAATTTGCCGAGCGGCTCGAGCTGGGCGAAGACATTGCGACCACTTGCCGGATGCTATTGCAGGAATTGGCGCCCTGCGTTCAAGCAGCCACGTTGGCGATCGAGCTGTTCGCTGATGACGAGGGCGCTTGGGGGGACGAAATCTATGTCTCGGCCGAACCGATTGAAGACGAGAGGATTCGTTGGGTCGCCGCTGCAGCCTATCGGCAACGCGAGCGGTTGACGGGGGAATCGCACGAAAACGAAATCACCATTTCCAACCATTTGTGTCTCGATGGCGAAGTCTACAATGCGATCGTGGTCCCCATCCATCGTCACCATCAGCGTCTCGGGCGGATGATTGCAATCCGATGGGTTGCTTCGGGTGAATTTGGGACGACCGAAGCGGACTTGATGCGATCCACGTCGATGATGCTTGGGGTTCACTTGATCAACCAGCGTCAATACGCTGCGATGCAGCAGATGTTCGAAGGCATGATCGGATCGCTTGTTTCGGCGCTTGATGCAAAGGATGCCTACACCTGCGGTCACAGTTCGCGAGTGTCCGAATTGGCCGTGTTGCTGGCCAAACGACTCGGATACAGTGATGAAGACCAGCAACGCATCCGAATGGCTGGCATCTTGCACGATATCGGGAAGATTGGCGTCGAGGATTCGGTGCTGCGGAAGCCAGGTCAATTGACCGAGGATGAATTCGCGAAGATCAAGCGACATCCGGTCCTCGGATACGATATCTTAAAGGGCATTCGGCCGTTTCGCCGTATCTTGCCAGCGGTGCGTCATCACCATGAATCTTGGGACGGTAGTGGATACCCAGATGGATTGAAGGGGGAAGAAATTCCTCGCGATGCGCAAGTGTTGGCGGTTGCAGACGCATTCGATGCGATGACCAGCAGTCGACCGTATCGTGACGGCATGCCGGTTCAACGCGTTCTCGATGTCTTCTTGAAAGGCCGAGGGACGCAGTGGGCGAAAGACGTTGTCGATGAATTGTTAGCGTGTCCCGAAGTCCTTTGTAGTGTGTAG
- a CDS encoding sigma 54-interacting transcriptional regulator — MNTKDPAAPLSPATIQSGAYLVLQSAGRWSDVFRLVAPCEAFIGRASSNQIVIRSDQASRRHARIGWSAAGWVVEDLASRNGTFVNLRRIAEPTLLADGDKIGVAGFAIQFARKIESSIAGTPSGRLGVVSGGGVQQTTDDQITMELDADAITDRRRHSDYLHDSATEPGRSVLASQSSPRSTGTRPPSRMALDDPAPIRGDLLKLAFTLARLDEMTSAVQTALDSLVAHLQLDTAGVYIGDRVERPLPIHEMPLVATRQSGAHSYRRPPDALMENLTADGGNALLARNVLGDRELATENSRGQIDVESMILAPIRDHHDRTLGMIHLTTAGDMAPLGSKDLQFVVAVAEILAESASRLAEHQRLTRSLRLSRRRVDLLQQQLGDKVRIVGKSEAIRDVIDKVSLAAPTAATVLVRGESGVGKELVAAALHHASDRREGPLVCLNCAALSASLLESELFGHEKGAFTGATERKRGKFEMADGGTLMLDEIGEMNAELQAKLLRVLEGHSFERVGGHEPIRVDVRVVAATNRDLQAMVGEGTFRQDLYYRLDVVEIYVPPLRKREQDCLLLAEFFLKRFNLEMGRRIEGFTPAAQKQLLAYHWPGNIRELRNVVERAVVLNQKGIIDASDLALTPAESEEAARKRSDGPPVEMSLAELEQNHIERVLRHTDGNKSRAASILGIERSTLDRKLKKYSAG, encoded by the coding sequence TTGAATACCAAAGACCCTGCCGCCCCCCTCTCTCCTGCCACGATCCAATCGGGGGCCTATTTGGTGCTGCAATCGGCGGGGCGCTGGAGCGATGTGTTCCGGCTGGTGGCCCCCTGCGAAGCGTTTATCGGCCGCGCTTCGTCGAACCAGATTGTGATTCGCAGTGACCAGGCGAGTCGTCGTCACGCGCGAATCGGTTGGTCGGCTGCCGGATGGGTGGTAGAGGATTTGGCGAGCCGCAATGGGACCTTCGTCAACTTGCGGCGGATCGCCGAGCCAACGTTGTTGGCCGATGGCGATAAGATCGGGGTCGCAGGTTTTGCAATCCAATTCGCTCGGAAGATCGAAAGCAGCATCGCGGGAACGCCTTCGGGCAGGCTCGGTGTTGTCTCGGGTGGCGGCGTCCAACAAACGACCGACGACCAAATCACGATGGAATTGGATGCCGACGCGATCACCGACCGGCGCCGACATAGCGATTATTTGCATGATTCGGCAACCGAGCCCGGTCGCAGCGTTCTCGCGTCCCAGAGCAGTCCCCGATCAACCGGGACCCGTCCCCCATCACGAATGGCATTGGACGACCCCGCTCCAATCCGGGGCGACCTGTTGAAACTAGCCTTCACGTTGGCTCGGCTCGACGAGATGACTTCGGCGGTTCAAACCGCTTTGGATTCCCTGGTCGCACATCTACAGCTGGATACCGCGGGCGTCTACATCGGTGATCGCGTCGAACGCCCGCTTCCGATTCACGAGATGCCATTGGTGGCGACTCGTCAAAGTGGAGCACATAGCTACCGTCGTCCACCCGATGCCCTGATGGAAAATCTGACCGCCGACGGCGGCAATGCACTGTTAGCGAGGAACGTTCTTGGTGATAGAGAGTTGGCGACTGAAAATAGCCGAGGTCAGATCGATGTCGAGAGCATGATTTTGGCACCGATTCGCGATCATCACGACCGGACGCTAGGGATGATTCATTTGACCACGGCGGGTGACATGGCTCCGTTAGGAAGCAAGGATCTGCAGTTTGTCGTTGCTGTGGCTGAAATCTTGGCTGAATCCGCGTCACGGCTGGCCGAACACCAACGACTCACACGTTCGCTCCGTCTCAGTCGTCGCCGTGTTGATCTGTTGCAACAACAACTGGGGGACAAGGTTCGTATTGTTGGCAAGAGCGAAGCGATTCGTGATGTGATTGACAAAGTTTCCTTGGCGGCTCCTACGGCTGCAACCGTTTTGGTGCGAGGTGAATCGGGCGTTGGCAAGGAATTGGTGGCGGCGGCACTGCATCACGCCAGCGACCGGCGCGAGGGGCCATTGGTTTGCTTAAATTGCGCCGCACTCAGTGCATCGCTTCTAGAAAGTGAGCTCTTTGGACATGAAAAAGGTGCGTTTACCGGAGCGACCGAGCGGAAGCGTGGCAAGTTTGAAATGGCCGACGGTGGCACGTTGATGCTTGATGAGATTGGCGAGATGAACGCCGAATTGCAAGCGAAGCTGCTGCGCGTGCTCGAAGGCCACTCGTTTGAACGGGTCGGCGGGCATGAGCCGATTCGCGTCGACGTGCGCGTGGTCGCGGCAACGAATCGCGACTTGCAAGCGATGGTTGGCGAAGGGACGTTCCGTCAAGATTTGTACTACCGGTTGGATGTGGTGGAAATCTATGTGCCACCGCTGCGGAAGCGTGAACAGGATTGTTTGCTGCTTGCCGAGTTTTTTCTTAAACGGTTCAATCTTGAGATGGGCCGCCGGATCGAGGGCTTTACGCCGGCAGCTCAGAAGCAATTGCTTGCCTACCATTGGCCGGGCAACATCCGCGAACTAAGGAATGTCGTGGAACGTGCTGTGGTGCTGAACCAAAAAGGTATCATTGATGCAAGTGACTTGGCGTTGACGCCGGCAGAGTCCGAGGAAGCCGCAAGAAAGCGAAGCGATGGGCCCCCCGTGGAAATGTCGCTGGCCGAATTAGAACAGAATCACATCGAACGCGTGCTGAGACACACCGATGGCAATAAAAGCCGGGCTGCATCGATTTTGGGAATCGAGCGAAGCACGCTCGACCGCAAACTCAAAAAGTACTCGGCCGGCTAG
- the carB gene encoding carbamoyl-phosphate synthase large subunit: protein MPRRDDIKKILLIGSGPIIIGQACEFDYSGTQACKALREEGYEVVLVNSNPATIMTDPSTADATYIEPLTWQMVEKIIEKERPDALLPTLGGQTGLNVAMDLEANGVLEKYGVEMIAANAKVIAKAEEREQFKSAMEKIGLDVCTGRTVKTLQQAREVLAEVGLPAVVRPSFTMGGSGSAIAYNRDEFDGLVQSGLDQSPITEVLIEESIIGWKEYEMEVVRDREDNVVIICSIENFDPMGVHTGDSITVAPAQTLTDKEYQRMRDASLAVIREIGVETGGSNIQFAIEPNTGRMIVIEMNPRVSRSSALASKATGFPIAKIAAKLAVGYLLWELPNDITKKTKACFEPTIDYVVTKMPRFAFEKFPEADATLTTQMKSVGETMAIGRTFKESLQKALRGLEVGAFGLGCDNRDAWGTDAQPDEDTIRAKLSTPGAERIFYIRYAMKAGMSIDEIFSLTHIDRWFLDHLLQIVEEEERLLKIGSLDAMTREDLWQAKRYGFSDRQLSKLSSSTELKVRAKRLNLGVKPVFKSVDTCAAEFEAYTPYYYSTYEQEDELPPKTDKRRIIILGGGPNRIGQGIEFDYCCCHASFALREIGIESVMVNSNPETVSTDYDTSDMLFFEPLTIEDVLNICEAIKPDGVIAQFGGQTPLNLARGLKEAGVPIIGTSVETIEAAEDRELFQRLIEELGLRQPPSGIARNMDEARRQAKIIGYPALVRPSFVLGGRAMEICYDQAQFERYVAEAFIVADGQPVLIDHFLEDATEVDVDAVADGTDCVIMGIMEHIEEAGVHSGDSACAIPPFSLTQPIINEIRESTKKLAMRLQVIGLMNIQYAIKIEEGVPTLYVLEVNPRASRTVPFVAKATGVPVANIATKVMTGMKLKDLGVTTEPIPRHVSIKESVFPFRKFAGVDIVLGPEMRSTGEVMGISEKFSVAFAKSQIAAGSILPDSGKVFISLAPRHKESVAMLGKSLSDLGFELLATSGTAQKLQAAGVKVTQVKKIAEGHPNLIDYLKNGDVQLIVNTPSGKGARTDEGKIRAAAVQCGVPCITTVAAAEAAVRAMVAVREGPLQVESLQNRYANS, encoded by the coding sequence GTGCCCCGTCGAGACGACATCAAGAAAATTCTGCTCATTGGAAGTGGCCCGATCATCATTGGACAGGCTTGCGAGTTTGACTACTCGGGAACTCAGGCTTGCAAGGCATTGCGCGAAGAGGGCTATGAAGTCGTGTTGGTCAACAGCAATCCGGCCACGATCATGACGGACCCGAGCACGGCTGACGCGACGTATATCGAGCCGTTGACGTGGCAGATGGTCGAAAAAATCATCGAAAAAGAGCGTCCTGATGCGCTGTTGCCCACCCTTGGGGGCCAAACCGGGTTGAACGTTGCGATGGATTTGGAAGCCAACGGGGTGTTGGAAAAGTATGGCGTTGAAATGATCGCTGCCAACGCCAAGGTGATTGCGAAGGCCGAAGAACGCGAGCAATTCAAGTCAGCGATGGAGAAGATCGGCTTGGACGTTTGCACGGGTCGAACCGTAAAAACGCTTCAGCAGGCGCGAGAAGTCTTGGCCGAAGTTGGTCTGCCTGCGGTTGTCCGCCCCAGCTTTACGATGGGTGGGTCGGGCTCGGCGATCGCGTACAACCGCGATGAATTCGATGGGTTGGTGCAGAGCGGCTTGGACCAATCGCCAATCACCGAGGTATTGATCGAAGAGTCGATCATCGGGTGGAAAGAATACGAGATGGAGGTGGTGCGAGATCGCGAAGACAACGTCGTGATCATTTGCAGCATCGAGAATTTTGATCCGATGGGGGTCCATACGGGGGACTCGATCACCGTGGCACCCGCACAAACGCTGACGGACAAGGAATACCAACGGATGCGGGATGCGTCGTTAGCGGTGATTCGCGAAATCGGCGTGGAAACGGGAGGCAGTAACATTCAATTCGCGATCGAACCGAATACGGGCCGAATGATTGTGATTGAAATGAACCCTCGCGTGAGTCGATCGAGTGCGTTAGCGAGTAAGGCAACAGGCTTTCCGATTGCAAAAATTGCTGCCAAGTTGGCGGTAGGCTACTTGCTTTGGGAACTGCCCAACGACATCACAAAGAAAACGAAAGCTTGTTTCGAACCGACGATTGACTACGTCGTGACGAAGATGCCGCGGTTTGCTTTCGAGAAATTTCCGGAGGCCGACGCCACGTTGACGACGCAGATGAAAAGTGTCGGCGAAACGATGGCAATCGGTCGAACCTTCAAAGAATCGCTCCAAAAGGCGCTGCGGGGATTGGAGGTCGGTGCCTTCGGTTTGGGTTGTGACAATCGTGATGCTTGGGGAACCGATGCTCAACCCGATGAGGATACGATACGCGCCAAGCTGAGTACGCCGGGGGCAGAGCGGATTTTCTACATTCGCTACGCGATGAAAGCAGGGATGTCGATCGACGAGATTTTCTCGCTGACTCATATCGATCGCTGGTTCTTGGACCATTTGCTTCAAATCGTCGAGGAAGAAGAACGGCTGCTCAAGATCGGCTCGCTCGATGCGATGACGCGAGAGGATCTTTGGCAAGCCAAGCGGTATGGTTTTTCTGATCGCCAACTTTCCAAATTATCGTCATCGACGGAGTTGAAGGTACGTGCCAAACGTTTGAATCTGGGTGTGAAGCCGGTATTTAAAAGTGTCGACACGTGTGCCGCCGAGTTCGAAGCTTACACGCCGTATTATTACAGTACCTACGAGCAAGAGGATGAATTGCCGCCCAAGACGGACAAGCGGCGAATCATCATTTTGGGAGGGGGGCCCAACCGAATCGGCCAAGGGATCGAGTTTGATTATTGCTGCTGTCACGCCAGCTTTGCGCTTCGCGAGATTGGAATCGAGAGCGTGATGGTCAACAGCAATCCAGAAACCGTCAGTACCGACTACGACACGTCGGACATGCTGTTTTTTGAACCGCTGACGATCGAGGATGTGTTGAACATTTGCGAAGCGATCAAGCCAGACGGCGTGATTGCCCAGTTTGGTGGCCAGACGCCGCTGAATTTGGCCCGGGGGTTGAAGGAGGCGGGCGTACCGATCATCGGGACGAGTGTCGAAACGATTGAAGCGGCCGAAGACCGCGAATTGTTTCAGCGGTTGATTGAAGAACTCGGGCTGCGTCAACCACCGAGCGGGATTGCTCGAAATATGGACGAAGCTCGCCGTCAAGCAAAAATCATCGGTTACCCGGCGCTGGTTCGACCCAGTTTTGTGCTCGGGGGACGGGCGATGGAGATCTGTTACGATCAAGCTCAATTTGAGCGGTATGTGGCCGAGGCGTTTATTGTCGCCGATGGTCAACCGGTGTTGATCGATCATTTTCTCGAGGACGCCACCGAGGTGGATGTCGACGCAGTCGCGGACGGTACCGATTGTGTCATCATGGGGATTATGGAGCACATCGAAGAAGCCGGAGTCCACTCGGGCGATTCGGCCTGTGCGATTCCACCCTTCAGTTTGACTCAACCGATCATCAACGAGATCCGTGAATCGACGAAGAAGCTTGCGATGCGTTTGCAAGTGATTGGTTTGATGAACATCCAATACGCGATCAAGATAGAAGAAGGCGTGCCAACGTTGTACGTGTTGGAGGTGAATCCGCGAGCGAGCCGAACCGTCCCCTTTGTGGCCAAAGCGACCGGCGTCCCGGTGGCCAACATCGCAACGAAAGTCATGACGGGCATGAAGCTTAAGGATCTGGGGGTCACGACGGAACCGATTCCGCGCCATGTTTCGATCAAAGAGAGTGTCTTTCCCTTCCGAAAGTTCGCGGGTGTCGACATCGTGCTTGGCCCCGAGATGCGAAGCACCGGCGAAGTGATGGGGATCAGCGAGAAATTCTCGGTTGCATTTGCGAAGAGTCAAATCGCAGCGGGTTCGATCTTGCCCGATTCGGGGAAGGTGTTCATCAGTTTGGCTCCACGACATAAAGAATCGGTTGCCATGCTGGGGAAGAGTTTGAGTGATCTCGGCTTTGAATTGTTGGCGACCAGCGGGACGGCCCAAAAGTTGCAAGCTGCGGGAGTCAAGGTGACGCAAGTCAAGAAGATCGCCGAAGGGCACCCGAACTTAATCGACTATTTGAAGAACGGTGACGTCCAATTGATTGTCAACACGCCAAGTGGCAAGGGCGCTCGAACGGACGAAGGCAAAATCCGAGCTGCGGCGGTCCAATGTGGCGTCCCCTGTATCACAACGGTTGCGGCGGCCGAAGCGGCGGTGCGTGCGATGGTCGCGGTACGCGAAGGGCCGCTTCAGGTCGAATCATTGCAGAATCGCTATGCGAATTCGTAG
- a CDS encoding sensor histidine kinase: protein MILCAVVAAGAVAAASYYLGAREANQEVDRRLAGIEQTLAASTFPLSGTVLRLIADMTQTELATFDVKGELQNSTLELSAEQIRAINNRATQTTSAVSVIESNQRRFRVCRFPTANASNRSDQVQTVVVFFSNHQLKSNRRRSMMLPLLTGLSTVLALTTVTLSMTGRLIRRLSALQRRVDRVAAGDFSSTLAGPGLAERKLDELGRLGEAVDTMADQLSQLWSKVHQQQSEQLLHQIAGGMAHQLRNSLTGARMAIELHAAECPDRDDEGLRIAIHQVEVSEDYVRRLLLAGSGRQDRDRPASVSTCWSDVQASLSPIARHLQIDVNWNLHPSTDSKHILDGSTWVAAVNNLVQNAMQAGDQVDVDATLIDDRCIRVSVQDNGAGIPKEIEEDVFKPFVTSKPEGMGLGLPLVDRAAARLGGQVCWSRQDGRTRFEFDAIAIDAEEAHVKEKHDKPRR from the coding sequence TTGATCTTATGCGCGGTCGTCGCAGCAGGTGCCGTCGCGGCGGCGTCCTACTACCTTGGTGCCCGCGAGGCGAATCAAGAAGTCGATCGCCGATTGGCTGGCATTGAACAAACCCTTGCAGCTTCGACGTTTCCGCTCAGTGGCACGGTTCTGCGACTGATTGCTGACATGACACAGACGGAATTGGCAACCTTCGACGTCAAGGGAGAGCTACAGAACAGCACCCTTGAACTTTCCGCCGAGCAGATTCGAGCGATCAACAACCGTGCGACCCAAACAACCTCCGCCGTGTCGGTGATCGAATCAAACCAGCGCCGCTTTCGCGTTTGCCGTTTTCCCACCGCGAACGCATCGAATCGATCGGATCAAGTCCAAACGGTGGTTGTCTTCTTTAGCAATCACCAACTGAAATCCAATCGTCGTCGTTCGATGATGTTGCCATTGTTGACGGGATTATCGACAGTGTTGGCGTTGACCACCGTGACCCTCTCCATGACCGGGCGATTGATCCGACGCTTGTCTGCGCTCCAGCGTCGGGTCGACCGCGTGGCCGCAGGCGACTTCAGCTCCACCCTAGCCGGCCCCGGACTGGCCGAGCGAAAGCTTGATGAGCTCGGACGATTGGGGGAAGCGGTCGATACCATGGCCGACCAATTGAGTCAATTGTGGTCGAAAGTCCATCAACAACAAAGCGAACAACTGCTGCACCAAATCGCGGGTGGCATGGCACATCAACTTCGAAACAGTTTGACGGGCGCACGGATGGCAATCGAACTGCATGCGGCGGAGTGTCCGGATCGTGATGACGAAGGGCTGAGGATCGCAATCCACCAAGTGGAAGTGTCCGAGGATTATGTGCGACGACTGTTGTTGGCCGGGTCGGGGCGACAAGATCGAGATCGCCCCGCATCCGTCTCCACGTGCTGGTCCGATGTTCAAGCCAGCCTTTCACCGATCGCTCGCCATCTGCAAATCGACGTCAATTGGAATTTGCATCCGAGCACCGACTCGAAACATATCCTCGATGGATCAACATGGGTGGCCGCAGTCAACAACTTGGTTCAAAATGCAATGCAAGCGGGCGATCAAGTCGATGTGGATGCGACCCTGATCGATGACCGATGCATCCGCGTTTCCGTTCAAGACAATGGTGCGGGAATCCCCAAAGAAATCGAAGAGGATGTGTTCAAGCCCTTCGTGACCTCGAAACCTGAGGGCATGGGATTGGGGTTGCCGTTGGTTGATCGTGCCGCGGCACGGCTGGGTGGTCAAGTTTGCTGGTCGCGTCAAGACGGACGAACGCGATTTGAATTTGACGCGATCGCCATCGATGCCGAGGAAGCCCATGTGAAAGAGAAACATGACAAGCCAAGAAGATAA